The region TTAACCACATAATCCgtagaacaaacaaacaaacaaacacatcATCAACAAACAAAGCTCTGTTACTTGTTACTTGTTTACTTGTTTTACTTGTTAGTGTATTTGGTGGGTCCCACCAGCAGCAGCATCCACTATCTTTTGCCATGTCAATTGACGCTGTTCTTCTGCTTGTTGAGAATTCGCCTGTTTTTCAGCAAACTGTTTTTGGCATTCTTCAAACAATTTGAAATCCATTTCTTGAAACATTTTACGCACATTCACTGTTAATCCATGAACAGCTTGATTCCAATGAGATTGAATATTGTTTTCCAAAGCTTCAAACACAATTGGTAAGATTATGTTTCTGTTTTGAGCAATTAAGCTCACAATATGCTCATTGTTCCACAAAAACAAAGCTCTCTCTGCtgtctaaaaaaatataaaaatcataaattaataCACATGTACACATTTATGACACATTAAAAAAGATAATGGAGAATTCTCAAACCTGAAAATGAGGGCTATTAAGACACCGAGCTATTTGTCTAAAAAGAGGAATCATACATCTCTGAAACTCAGCAGCTTGTGTAGCTTCTAAAACCTCTTCAAGTTCTCCAAGAAAAAGAGTCTCTTTTTGACAATTAGTAATAGGCCAATATTTAAGCAAACCCCTTATAACAGTATCTGCTAACTTATTATCCTTTTCTACAAACTGAGTAATACAGTAGGAAAGTTGTTGATGATACATAGCAATTGACTTGGGCTTATGGAGTGGAATAAGAGCTCTAACAAGAAACAACTTGTGCTCCTCTTTCATTGGTAATGCAAATCCATTGATTATACTCCCGAGTATTTCCAATAACTCACCAATTCCATTATGCCTTTGTGTTTCATAGATGAATCTGTAAAAGATGTTATTGATTGCTTTCCTGATAAACGGGCGATGAACCATAAACTTGCCATAGATTCGGTGTAGAATTGTTTTCAGATACTCACGTTCACGTGGATCTTCAGAATCAAACATGTCTAGTAGCTTTAAAACAAATGAATGATTGATGTAACGCTTTGCGACTTTGGCATCGGTGTCGGATGATACAACATACCTTAAGAGAAGCTCGTAAACGAGTTGGAGATGTGACCATGATGGATCGAGATAAGGTTCTTCTTCTTCTGTTTCAATGTTTTCAGTTCCTGTATGTTCATGGGAACTCGGTGGTAAACACCTGAAGATGTTTACTGAAATCATTTGAATCATCTCGTCTTGATTGCTCTCGGTGACTTTACCAGAACCGGATTGGACATAATCCACAAGCTCGACAAGGTTTAGCCTTTTAATCTCCTTCTCCCGAACCATTTTTAACGTGTCTGTGAAATCAAATTGGAAACGGCAAACCTGACACTTTCTGAGAAACAAGTGTTGTCGTTCCGATACTGGAACATCTCTAAACATCGGCAAGGATTCAATAGATCCAGTTGGAGGAGGAGGAATCGATGTTCCACTTGGTGTCTGTTGTTGTTGACCTATACTGTTCGCAACAGGAGGAGCACCACCACGAGAGGCGTGATTTACGACAACATTGGAAGTAGAAACAGACTCGGAATTCCGGTTTCCAGGAGGAGTAAACCCGTAAGTATCAGTATCAGATTTCGAGGGCTTCCGTTGCCCTCGTTTCATAAATTTGTTCAACATATTTCTATGGTGTATGTATAAACTATAATCCAACAAAATCAATTCAGCAGCAAATCACTAATCCTAATTTCTTCCAGTTCCGAACAGAAAAATTGTTATTcagtcaaaacaaataaaaacccTAAATCAGTCTTTTAGCAATTAAAAAACGAACACGAAGTAGAAGGGGTCTGTTATACCA is a window of Lactuca sativa cultivar Salinas chromosome 1, Lsat_Salinas_v11, whole genome shotgun sequence DNA encoding:
- the LOC111902203 gene encoding serine/threonine protein phosphatase 2A 57 kDa regulatory subunit B' beta isoform: MLNKFMKRGQRKPSKSDTDTYGFTPPGNRNSESVSTSNVVVNHASRGGAPPVANSIGQQQQTPSGTSIPPPPTGSIESLPMFRDVPVSERQHLFLRKCQVCRFQFDFTDTLKMVREKEIKRLNLVELVDYVQSGSGKVTESNQDEMIQMISVNIFRCLPPSSHEHTGTENIETEEEEPYLDPSWSHLQLVYELLLRYVVSSDTDAKVAKRYINHSFVLKLLDMFDSEDPREREYLKTILHRIYGKFMVHRPFIRKAINNIFYRFIYETQRHNGIGELLEILGSIINGFALPMKEEHKLFLVRALIPLHKPKSIAMYHQQLSYCITQFVEKDNKLADTVIRGLLKYWPITNCQKETLFLGELEEVLEATQAAEFQRCMIPLFRQIARCLNSPHFQTAERALFLWNNEHIVSLIAQNRNIILPIVFEALENNIQSHWNQAVHGLTVNVRKMFQEMDFKLFEECQKQFAEKQANSQQAEEQRQLTWQKIVDAAAGGTHQIH